TCCGTTTTCTtttggagaaggaagaagaaagcaaacagagtttgagtgcctgctctgtgctaaGCAATGTGCTGGGTGCCCTCAGCATGAGTGAGATACTAGGTTTGGCAGAGGTGGAAACAGGCTCTGAGAGGTTATATTACATTCCCAAGGTCAGAGCCtggtagaaccaggatttaaaTGAGGTCGTCTGATCCTGTATTTAGTGTTCTTTGCACAACTCTAAAATGCAGCTTTCACAAGCTGAAGAAATGTGCTGCTCTCCCTTACCTGTATCAGTTGCTCTTTATAAATGCTGCTTTGGCAGATTTCCTGGTAGTCAGTGGATGTCTGTGGTCATGTTTTCTTTCACCGCACTTATTTAATCTGTTGAGGAGGGCTGTTGTGTGATGTCTACCAGTGCTGCAAGGAGTTACACTCAATTATTTACGAGAGTTGGAAGACTGAGACTTGACATATGTAGGTGTTTGATGTTAGGGCTGGGAACCGGTTTCCCAAATCTCCAGTGCCTTCTGGGTGTAACAGGGTGGAGTAGGGGAATTTGCATCATCCATGGTCTCTGCTTTTGGAGAGTGTAAGTTTAGTTGAGAGGGAGAATCCTTACATCTATGAAGATGAAGTACCAACTAGCTGAGATGTGCAGAAGGGGAGACCAGGTGTTCCCCAGCCAGGTGCTGGTCATTGGGTCTCAAGCATTCGTGCTAAATGTTGGTTTAATGAAATGAATAGGTCTATGGCTATGAACTTGTGAGGTCAGAGAAGGTTTGGTGGTGGATGTGAGTCATAGGTCTTACAAGATGGTAAGGCTTGGCAGTGTAGGAGGTGTGAGGGTGGAGtagggatgggatgggatgggtgGGGGCCACTGGATTGTGGAGGGCCTGATACGCCAAGCCGAAGAGTTTGGGTTTGACCTTCCGGGATGGTAATAAGGAGTCACTGTAGGTTCTCGAGCAGAGGAGTGGCTCAGCGAAAGCAGTGCTTCTTGTTCTGCTATATGTGGGGGGTTTAGACTGGCCCTGAGGAGAAACCTTACAAACATTTGTATTTGTGGTGTATGAAGCAAAGCAGCAGCATTGTTAAATCGAGACCAATTTATGCTCCTTAGGAAGTTAACAGGAAAACAAGGGGCTACAAGAGCATCTTTTCTCTATGTCACGTCCTGGGAAGCAGCTGGCTTGGTGACCGAGGACTAGGAATTGggatgtttaatttttattacctaGGTCCTCATTAACTATTTACTGTTGATGTAAGGGGTTATTATCCTAGGTcatattaggttgaaccatatgaaatttcttcttttttttataggtCAATATGGGTAGAACTACTGGCAATTTTCTATGGTTCCGTTTAGTGACTTTTGTAAGTTGTTGTTGGAGACGGGTAGACGCAGGCTGGCTGCTGGCTTTCTGGCTGGGTTGATGGGGGTAGGTACCCGGATAATGCTGCCGACAGCCTAAAAGTCCTCAGAGTGCTGTAGTGCTCGGGAGAGGAGACTGAACCCAGAGCCCAAGGGGTGTAgtatgttctttctttctgtaatGTTTGCTCTTCCTGACCATGGACCAGGCATTCAGAGTCTCCTAGTTTTATTATTCTCTTACCTGGAAAGAAGAAAACGGCTCTGgactaagaattttaaaagagggaGGAAAGCTTGGGGAAGAGAGGATAAAAATAGTTGCATCTTGAGATTGTTTTCCCAGCACTCCCTAGTAGTGTGATGCAGACAGAACCCAGTTATGTTGGAGAGGTGGGGGACTGAGTTCTCACTCTGGCCCCAGAATGGCAGAGTTTTTAAATGAGTTCGCAAATGCCTAGGCAGGGACTGAACATGCCTGAGGGTTTGGCAGAGGCTGACCTGCTCTGTCTTCATAGCCTTTGTGTTTGCGTCCTAGGATGGGGGCCACTCTTGTGGAGTCTCTCCTGGGTGCAGGGTTGGGGTATTCCCAGATTGCTCTCCTACCCCCAGGAGGAATGAGAGCTTGTTCTGAGGTTGGGTCTCTTGAAAGTGGCTGGGCACAGCCATCCCAGAGAGCATGCCTCTTTCGACCCCAACTCTGGGTACCAGGGTGCCAAGTCATCTGTCATCACACCCAAACTCCATGGTTTCACTCTTTGGGACCTTGAGGCCACCGGTCCCATCATGATTTGCTTCTCGGTCATCCTAGGTTACCACTCAACATGTGAGCCCCCACAGTGTCCTGTTCCATGAGTATTCTTCTTTGCCTCCCTGATATCCCATACTGAACCTTTCTCTGGGGCCCTCCCAACCCTCTTCCATACTAAATTCTCTTGCATCTCTAAGGTATTCTAAGGTATGCTCTCCTGTCTTCCTGGTTCTCTCCTGAAAATCCCTCTCCTGTCCCTTCCCTGGAAAAgtaattcatttccatttacttAGCCTAACAAGTACATACTGTGAGAAGCAACTACTCTGTGAGAAGCAACATAAGGATAACAGTTGAGAACACTGGTCCTTTCGTGCATTTGAAGGTCACCTTCCTCAATTTTCCCAGTGAGGAAACACTAACTGGAATTCCTGCTGtggatctctctttctctctctcagcatcAATTCTCAGACAAAAATGGAGGCAGATGAGAGAGatgatgagaagaaaagaaataaaagatgtccATGAATAGTTTCACTATAAATGTGATTTTTCCAGCTCATCAATTGATGGCATGTGGGAAGATCAGTACCAGCCACCACTTGTCAACTAATCTGACACCTGTGTCTAGATGGGAATCATTGCAGAACAGATTGTATGTTATTGTTAAAAAACATTCTGTGTAAATAGGCTGGGCCAAACTGCCCACCTGGTGCATCTGGAGTTTCTGCCACAATTGAAAGGcactttaaaaatcagttttaacttctttttaaaggaaGCATAAACGGCAGATTCCTACATGTAGGATATATGACATATGGACCCTGTGGGGTAGCTTTAATAATTCACAGCCCACCCTCATGGTTTAATTAAGCTATACATTCTGTCATTTTCCTGTTTCCCAACGTGGACAGGAATCGAAATTGAACTACTTTTGCCTCAACTACTTTATTCTGTCTGGGTACAGTTGACCAGGAAATACAgtcttgttttattcatttattcagtttatCTGGAAATACAAGGATAAtgaacacattttcattattaCAGTTCTAAGCATTCATATGACCGTggattcccccccacccccaccttttaaTAACAAGATAAAAACCTTTTGGAGAAGAAAGTTTCTATGCCTAGATGTAAAtcttcaactttctttttttttataaatgctaGTGCAAAGAAAATCTCAGAGTTTTAGGAAATACCCACCATGTCATGTTAGCCCATGAGTTCTTGTGAAGCCAGGTGAAGCTGTGCACAGAATTCTACGTTGGATTGCATTACTGTTGATCATACAAAAGAGATATTAAGATCGTGAGGACACTATTAGTAACTAGCAATTATTGTGCCCTGGCTGTGTGTCAAGCATTCCTTTAAgtgaattttaatcattttcttgtttACTCTTCACAAAAACCCTGGGAGGAAGGTATTAGCATTCCtacttcacagatgaaaaaaactgaaatgtgtgtaatttgcccaagttcacacactCAGTGGCCAtgccaggattcaaattcagatCTGTCTCAACCTCTGTGATCACAACCTCTTCACATATTGCTTCACCTTGAGTGGATTGAAAGTCAAGCTGAGAAAACTTGTGGTGGGTGAAATTTGGGTTCTTTAAAGTTCCAGAATGTTCTGACCTCTTGTTGGTATTTCCTGGGTGGCAAACCTTAGACCTTTTATCTCAGTTTTAGATTCTTAAAGGTCAGCTCTCTTTAGGATAGCAGGAATTGTGTTCTCTGAGTCAGGCCTGGCCAGCCTGGGGGTCCCTGGGAGGGGACCACCTCAGGCCCAATGCTGACTCCGTTCCACACTCCTGGTCTCTCACAGAGGAGACTGGGGATTAGACCTAAAGTGTAAAGTCTCTATTGTTTCAAGCAGATCCTCAAAGATCACCCTTATAAACTGTAGTAGAATCAGTAATCTTTAGTAAAGTTTTGTTGGAGGCCAAAGGGCTCTTTGCACCCATCTTGACTAATACTATGTTGTCATTTTCCTCTTGCAGGACATCGAGGCCTATGTGACCACTCTCTGAAATATTTAAGCTCGAGAATCATGGAGCGGAAGCTGCATGGCCCATGGCTGCCTGCTGGCCGAGGGACTCTGGAGAAGCCCCCTGCCTCCATGGTGCCTGTGTTCAGCCCGCAGAATGGCCTTCACTCCGCCCATGCTGAGCATAGCCCGCTGAAGCCCagggtggtgacggtggtgaagCTGGGCGGGCACCCACTGCGGAAGATCACCCTGCTCCTCAATAGGCGGTCGGTGCAGACCTTCGAACAGCTCTTAGCGGATGTCTCAGAGGCCTTGGGCTTTCCAAGATGGAAAAACGATCGTGTGAGGAAACTGTTTAACCTCAAGGGCAGGGAAATAAAGAGTGTCTCTGATTTCTTTAGGGAAGGGGACGCTTTCATAGCCATGGGCAAAGAACCATTGACATTGAAGAACATTCAAGTGGCCATAGAAGAACTGTACCCCAATAAAACCCGGGCCCTGACATTGACCCAGCACAGCCGGGTACCTTCTCCAAGGCTGAGAAGCAGGCTTTATTGCAAGCCTCTGAAAGGGGGTCACCCCTGTGGGGAGACTGAGACTGCCAAGAGCTGCAGTGAGGTGGCTGAGTCCAGGGCAGTCATCAGACCCCAGGGGAAGACCCATGTGGAGCCGGTGCTGGAGGACAGGGCAAGGGCCCAGAAGAAGTGGGTGAGGGGAAAATGGGAGCCTGAACCCTGTAGCAAGCCACCCAGGGAAGCCACTTTAGAGAGGCATGCAAGTGGAGAAAAGCACCTGGGGGTGGAGATTGAGAAGACCTCAGGTGAAATTATCAGGTGCGAGAagtgcaagagagagagagagctccagCAGAGCCTGCAGAGGGAGAGGCTCTCCCTGGGGACCAGCGAGCTGGACATGGGCAAGTGCCAACGGTATGATGTGGAGAAGCTGGTGAGGACCAGGAGCTGCAGGAGGTCCCCCGAGGCCAACCctcagggtggggaggaagggtgcAAGGCCGACAGCCACAGGAGCAGTCCCAGGAATCCCACTCAGGAGCTGAGCAAACCCAACAAGAACACAGacaagaaagagaacagagaccCCGGAGGTCAGGAAGGTCATCTGCAAGGAGCAGCCAAGGCTAAGAAGGACCCCATGGAAGCTCAGCCTGTCAGAGAGGAGGGGCTGAGGGATGGGAAGAAAGACACCAGGAACAAGCAAGGTGGCTGGTTCCTCAGGGAGCACCAGGCCCACTCCGAGAAGCTCCCCAGGACCcgaggggaggagcaggaggcagagaaggagaaaaagccaTGTGTGGCAGGAGGGAGAAAGATGCTTCCCAGAGATGACCAACCTCCAAGGGTAGAAAAGGAGCCCAAGGCGAGGCCAGAAGAAAGCAAGCCAGAGAGGCCTGGTGGCCGGAAGCGGCGGCCAGCGGGCATCATCTCAGCCGACGTGGAGAAGCATTATGAGACCTGCCGAGTCATTGGGGACGGGAACTTCGCCGTGGTGAAGGAGTGCCGGCACCGTGAGACCAGGCAGGCCTACGCCATGAAGATCATTGACAAGTCCAAACTCAAGGGCAAGGAGGACATGGTTGACAGTGAGATCTTCATTATCCAGAGCCTCTCTCATCCCAACATAGTGAAATTGCATGAAGTATATGAAACGGAAACGGAAATCTACCTGATCATGGAGTATGTGCAGGGCGGGGACCTTTTTGATGCCATCATAGAAAATGTGAAGTTCCCAGAGCACGTCGCCGCCCTCATGTTCATGGACTTGTGTAAGGCGCTCGTCCACATGCATGACAAGAGCATCGTCCACCGGGATCTTAAGCCAGAGAACCTACTGGTAAGCCCTGACTTTGCTGCTATGGGAGAGGGTGTTTATAAAATACAGGATACAGGGAGTATCCATTGCCTCATACTCTGTTACCCTTACACGCTAGAACATGACCTTTATCCTGTTTTAACATACTTGTTCCAGTATTTAAAACTTTGGTTCTCATTCCTAAAAGTTGCTGAGATAAATTGGTTTTCAtgaaattattgaaaaagaaacCTTCCCATTGAAATAAAATGGCATATGTTTCCTCATCCCTGGGAGAAAAATACTTCCGCCTTGACACTGACCAGGTGGACTTATTTCTTGGGCATTTGCACAAACTCTGGCCTAAGTATTGGGGTGTCTACTGGTAGCAGCTTCCCCATGCAGGATTTGTGTCCCCCCTCCCATTGATACCACCCTTGACCCTTTTGAAGATAACTTCTTGCCACGAGAATTCAGAAGGCTCAGCACTGCTGGGACCTGTGTGTGGAGTGGAGAAGAGGCCGGCTCTGGAGTCAGCTCACCTGACTTTGAACTCTGGCTTTCATAGTTGCTTGCTCTAGGGGAAGTCCTTCACCCCGTTGGGCCTccgttttctcatttataaaagagaaataataatagtacctgttgTGGAAGGTTGAGTGAGAATTGAGCCTGAACGAGGAAAGCTGGGAGCTGGTCTGACCTTCACAGCTCAGCTGCCGTGTCCTCCTGGGGAACAGACACAATGTCCCAGAACATCAGCATCAGATAAGGCCAGATGGATCAAGATAAAAGCAAGACCCCTTTATAATCATGTCCCAATGCAGGGAAGAATAGGATCGTCCAAACCACAGATGCGGCCGCATGTCTCCCTTCTGGCTACTGAGTGGCTGCGTCATTTCATTCCTTCCCCCTTCTGGGTAAGGATGAGTAAAGTACCCATCACAGAATTACCCTCTCTTCCTGACGGTATGTAATTCAGAGCAGAATCCTGCCTTTTGGAATCCTCCCCCAAATCGCCTAACACAGCCCAAATCTTACAGTAAGTTCAGTGAACACCCTCTTCTTAGGTGTTCCCAGTGGTGTGTTCTCCCTTGTGGCAATGAGCCAGTAAACCCAGTGTGGTCCTGAAATCAAGTGTGTTCCTGGGCGTCTTTGTTAGGACAGCACACTTACACTGTCACCCTCTGGCACCTTTatccccctttcttctttctagtcCTGATCACCAGCTCATCTTgctatatttattcttttgttttctttctcctcttactGGAAAGAAAGGTCTATGACAACAGAAACCGTTTTATTCAGATTGTACCCTGAAAAAGTTCTGTCATGTGGCGGACGTTCATTAAATATTAGTTGGATGCATAAATGAACACAGACAGAGCGTGATGCCTGGGAAATAGTAAGCATTCCATCGGTGGCAGCGACCGTCATTATTATTACCTTAGACCAATGCTGATATTAAGTGGGTATCTTGAGTAAGCACTCAAAGCCAGATTGCTTCAGGTAAAGCAATAGTGAATGGAGACAGCGCCATGagccacaatttctttttttgtggggggggaaAAAGGAGGGGCGTGGATTTagcttctttcctttaatttccaTGGCTGTATACCCAGCCTGGAAACATTATCCCAGTGCATTCATCTGTCTGTAAACTGCTCCCACAAGGAGAATAAGACATTGAGCGAGTCAAGTTAATTATCTGGTGAAATGAGGTCTATGAGTACATTGACCACCGAGTCAAGCAACCTCATTTTTTGCCCGAATTCATAGTATTGCAGAACTTCGACTTGTTGCCGAAGTGGTCTGAATTACCATCAAATAACTCTCCCTTTGGAAATTTCATTTTTGCCTTAGCTGAGTGTCCTCATCTTTCTTTGTTCgccttttgtttctgtcttctggGTCTGGATGCAAATAATCTCCGTGTGTGATGTGCGGTACCCTGTTTATGATGGCCACTTTGGAAGGGCAACAGAACAGGGTTCTTTAATGACCCTCTGATGTTTTCCCTGAATTGTCCCCGTGGGAGAGGTTCTGGCTAGCGTCCTGGGCTGGTCTCATGAGCTGAATGTTTTGGGCATGTGCCTCATAATGCATTATCACAGTCATACAAATTTTCCAGGATGTGGAATGAGATCATTTACCCCAGAGGATCATTTGCTTTTGGGGACAGTCATCTGAACTTGCATTTTCTCAACAAGGTCCGGGAACCAATCTGTCGAGCGGGCCCATCTCTTGGGCAATAGAGACTCTCACTTATATTAAGGGACTTGTCAGCCATATTTAAAGTGGAGAAAGTTAGCACTGCTTTAGATTGCATGGAGAAATTTGCTTCAGGAAGTAGAGAATTGCAAGGTATTTAGTCCACACATTTAGTGCTAACTGCCTTAGACAAAGCATTTGGCAACTCTTCATAGCTTTAAGTAAATATGTGTTTTCAGTGCCCTTAAGGTCAGTAAAGTGTGTttgcatgttgtgtgtgtgtgttctgagaGGCAAAACTTCAGAGTAGCTATAGTTTTTCAGCCTAAATACGTAAATTGTTTATTGGTGTTAAATGTAACTGATATTTAGAcccttttttttctgactttgaagAAAAcccacttttgttttgttttgttttttaataaaaaacttttttggTGCTGGTATGGCGCCTTCTGAAACTGTAGAAAGCTACATATTTCAGCCATCTTTTGTGGAATGGGTTCATATCTTTTCTCCTCTGTGGATAATTTTGTCAGCTTGCACTTATCAAAATGAACAGGCCTGTCACATTTATAAACCCATTGTCCTTTTTTTGGGTGAGAAAAGTTCAACATACCTATTGTTATATCAAAAGTCTAAATGCTAATGccagtgctttttgtttttttcagacagATCTGGATTGTTTTGCACTTGACAGATCCTTATCTGGGTTTAGAAAGGTGTTATCTCTAAATTTACTGAGATGGTAATGATATTGAAAACTTGGTAGGTCTTCTGAGATTTAATATTAGTAAATATCACCATGGTGACTGCCGTCCTCTCAAATAATCTTCTCTAATTTAGTGCTCTGCAGTTGTGTTGAGCATTGTATTATCCAAGTAACTTTCTTCCTTGAATGAATGGCTGCTGTCTCTATTAACACCTGTCTTTGCTAAGCACGGGAAAGTGATTATGTTAGAACTAACTTTTGATCCCATGGCAGATGCTGCTTTCAGAGACTTTCTGAATATGCTAAGAGCTATTAATGATACAGCAAGcttattatgttgttttaagcaatagaaatatttgtatttgataaTTGGGTGCTGGAATAAAATTTTAGGCTGATATTACTGAGTTTGTCTGTTTCTACAGATCACATTTCCTGATAAGATGCGAGCTAGTTCCCCTCTTCCCTTCGGCTTATTTAGACTCCTGAGATCttgcaaaagaaattttaatcaTGAGAATTTCCAACTCGCAGAAATATCAGTGTTCATTGCTTCTTTTGCCGGTGTGTGCTCCCTTGGTGGGATTGGGATGTGCTGTGTGGGGTTGACTGGGccctgggagaagggaaggaaggaaacaggagCCAGAGAGGTGATGCTGATTAGACCAGCCCTCACAGGACGGGAAGTGGACAGGCCAGGTTATTTATGACCAACAGCCGAGGTATTCCATACAGCAAATAGAGCTGAGTCGGGGGCAGGGAGACACCGAAGAGATGTCAGACAGGAGCAAGGTCATTTG
This Rhinolophus sinicus isolate RSC01 linkage group LG10, ASM3656204v1, whole genome shotgun sequence DNA region includes the following protein-coding sequences:
- the DCLK3 gene encoding serine/threonine-protein kinase DCLK3 isoform X1, which produces MPAAAPTAGPPPPPARPAPCCPARPAQRHRGLCDHSLKYLSSRIMERKLHGPWLPAGRGTLEKPPASMVPVFSPQNGLHSAHAEHSPLKPRVVTVVKLGGHPLRKITLLLNRRSVQTFEQLLADVSEALGFPRWKNDRVRKLFNLKGREIKSVSDFFREGDAFIAMGKEPLTLKNIQVAIEELYPNKTRALTLTQHSRVPSPRLRSRLYCKPLKGGHPCGETETAKSCSEVAESRAVIRPQGKTHVEPVLEDRARAQKKWVRGKWEPEPCSKPPREATLERHASGEKHLGVEIEKTSGEIIRCEKCKRERELQQSLQRERLSLGTSELDMGKCQRYDVEKLVRTRSCRRSPEANPQGGEEGCKADSHRSSPRNPTQELSKPNKNTDKKENRDPGGQEGHLQGAAKAKKDPMEAQPVREEGLRDGKKDTRNKQGGWFLREHQAHSEKLPRTRGEEQEAEKEKKPCVAGGRKMLPRDDQPPRVEKEPKARPEESKPERPGGRKRRPAGIISADVEKHYETCRVIGDGNFAVVKECRHRETRQAYAMKIIDKSKLKGKEDMVDSEIFIIQSLSHPNIVKLHEVYETETEIYLIMEYVQGGDLFDAIIENVKFPEHVAALMFMDLCKALVHMHDKSIVHRDLKPENLLVQRNEDKSTTLKLADFGLAKHVVRPIFTVCGTPTYVAPEILSEKGYGLEVDMWAAGVILYILLCGFPPFRSPEKDQEELFNIIQLGHFEFLAPYWDNISDAAKDLVSQLLVVDPKKRYTAHQVLQHPWIETAGKTSTVNLQKEVSPSSEGPSRSQHKRSAEQAS
- the DCLK3 gene encoding serine/threonine-protein kinase DCLK3 isoform X2; its protein translation is MERKLHGPWLPAGRGTLEKPPASMVPVFSPQNGLHSAHAEHSPLKPRVVTVVKLGGHPLRKITLLLNRRSVQTFEQLLADVSEALGFPRWKNDRVRKLFNLKGREIKSVSDFFREGDAFIAMGKEPLTLKNIQVAIEELYPNKTRALTLTQHSRVPSPRLRSRLYCKPLKGGHPCGETETAKSCSEVAESRAVIRPQGKTHVEPVLEDRARAQKKWVRGKWEPEPCSKPPREATLERHASGEKHLGVEIEKTSGEIIRCEKCKRERELQQSLQRERLSLGTSELDMGKCQRYDVEKLVRTRSCRRSPEANPQGGEEGCKADSHRSSPRNPTQELSKPNKNTDKKENRDPGGQEGHLQGAAKAKKDPMEAQPVREEGLRDGKKDTRNKQGGWFLREHQAHSEKLPRTRGEEQEAEKEKKPCVAGGRKMLPRDDQPPRVEKEPKARPEESKPERPGGRKRRPAGIISADVEKHYETCRVIGDGNFAVVKECRHRETRQAYAMKIIDKSKLKGKEDMVDSEIFIIQSLSHPNIVKLHEVYETETEIYLIMEYVQGGDLFDAIIENVKFPEHVAALMFMDLCKALVHMHDKSIVHRDLKPENLLVQRNEDKSTTLKLADFGLAKHVVRPIFTVCGTPTYVAPEILSEKGYGLEVDMWAAGVILYILLCGFPPFRSPEKDQEELFNIIQLGHFEFLAPYWDNISDAAKDLVSQLLVVDPKKRYTAHQVLQHPWIETAGKTSTVNLQKEVSPSSEGPSRSQHKRSAEQAS